TAGGAGCCCCACAGGCGGTACGCCCAGATCGCCCCCGACGCGATCATCACCGCGTTGTTCAGGAACCCGAAGGCGACCAGGCGGAATGACAGCGAGTCGATGCGTTCCGAGGCTGGGATCCACGCCGGCACACCCGCCGGCTGCACGCCTCGCCGCTCCGCACGGTCCCTCACGAGGAGGGCCACCGCGAGCCCGGCCACCGCGGAGTACGTCGCGTAGGTGATCCACGCGAACGTCACGTGGACGACGAGCCACGCGCTCTGGTAGACGGGGGTGACCGGGGACACTCCGGTGTACTGGGTGACCCCGTAGCCCATCGTGAGCAGCGTGACCGGCAGCACCAGCACGCCCGCCACGGCGAGCCCGCGCCAGCGCCACGTGACCAGCAGGTACGCGGCGACCATCACGAACGTCCCGACCAGCACGTTCTCGTAGT
This Actinomycetota bacterium DNA region includes the following protein-coding sequences:
- a CDS encoding cytochrome C biogenesis protein, translated to MSLAESVTFWGAVALYVAGVVTMFGGVVFGRRRLVEASTVVVAVGLSVHAAAIAARWSASGHFPYIEDYENVLVGTFVMVAAYLLVTWRWRGLAVAGVLVLPVTLLTMGYGVTQYTGVSPVTPVYQSAWLVVHVTFAWITYATYSAVAGLAVALLVRDRAERRGVQPAGVPAWIPASERIDSLSFRLVAFGFLNNAVMIASGAIWAYRLWGSYWRWDPVETWSLLTWLAYGLYMHAHLTLGWRGRRLAWLALFALFGVLMTFWGVQILPNTYHLFDSIGTGIVSRPGG